In Paenibacillus sp. FSL M7-0420, a single genomic region encodes these proteins:
- a CDS encoding helix-turn-helix domain-containing protein gives MNPDHYEFTLAINLTPEEQDLSVLFSGEGRPLPGHTIGPSVHDFYLIHTVLEGGGLFECGTFAAECRAGDTFVIIPGSLFSYKADLDTPWHYAWVALQGIGVLDLLRAVGITKDQPFIRSGEGNAAELHSLYERIRQAFKQSAYPRLESLEASGWARLLLHQLGRNNLAALPPNPSGMPEMIDRQIDQAIRWITLQFHQQLSIDHIASSLGYHRVHLSKAFKQRTGMSPKQYLLKVRMDKAKELLASPLTIEQVASSVGFNDALYFSKQFRKATGMPPSEYRAGLRNGNEKDTGGSNI, from the coding sequence ATGAATCCGGATCATTACGAGTTCACTCTGGCCATTAACCTCACACCGGAGGAGCAGGATTTGTCAGTGCTGTTCAGCGGTGAGGGGAGGCCGCTTCCCGGTCATACGATTGGACCGTCCGTACATGATTTCTACTTAATACATACCGTTCTGGAGGGCGGAGGCCTGTTCGAGTGCGGGACGTTCGCGGCGGAGTGCCGGGCGGGAGACACCTTCGTAATTATCCCCGGGTCATTGTTCAGCTATAAGGCCGACCTGGACACTCCATGGCATTATGCGTGGGTTGCATTGCAGGGCATTGGGGTACTGGATCTCCTCAGAGCTGTCGGCATCACCAAGGATCAGCCCTTTATCCGTTCCGGCGAAGGTAACGCCGCTGAGCTGCATAGCTTGTATGAACGTATCCGGCAGGCGTTCAAGCAATCTGCCTATCCGCGGCTGGAGAGTCTGGAGGCGTCGGGCTGGGCAAGGCTGCTGCTGCATCAGTTAGGGCGGAATAATCTTGCAGCCTTGCCGCCGAATCCGTCCGGGATGCCGGAGATGATCGACCGGCAGATCGACCAGGCGATCCGCTGGATTACGCTGCAATTTCACCAGCAGCTCAGCATTGATCACATCGCGTCCTCGCTCGGCTACCACCGGGTTCATTTATCCAAGGCGTTCAAGCAGCGGACCGGAATGTCACCGAAGCAGTATCTGCTCAAAGTCAGGATGGACAAGGCCAAGGAACTGCTCGCAAGCCCGCTGACCATTGAACAGGTGGCCTCTTCCGTCGGCTTCAATGACGCCTTGTATTTCTCCAAGCAATTCCGCAAAGCTACCGGCATGCCGCCGAGCGAGTACCGGGCAGGACTCAGGAACGGGAATGAAAAAGATACAGGGGGATCAAACATATGA
- a CDS encoding AIR synthase related protein, whose product MKPQVQRIRDLTIVRREGGRLLVIGCDSSASIGNKPMDAVKTPPAVAGYYAARVAVMEVLSVGAEILTVIDTLAVEKEPTGNEIIRGIRKLLQEAGLTAAHVNGSTEDNFVTCQTGIGITVIGEADETHLKVGCSQSGDCIVMLGEPLVGSAVLEQEASQCTLRQLQLLAAAPEVHDIHPVGSKGAGYEAELLAELNGCGFQPVPGIADKLQSSGGPATAVIFAAEERSLRELQSRIGGRRELIGYLQD is encoded by the coding sequence ATGAAACCGCAAGTTCAGCGAATCCGGGATCTGACCATAGTACGAAGAGAGGGAGGGCGCTTGCTGGTCATCGGCTGCGATTCCAGCGCCAGCATCGGGAATAAGCCGATGGATGCGGTGAAGACACCCCCTGCTGTTGCAGGCTATTATGCTGCCAGAGTTGCAGTAATGGAGGTGCTGTCTGTGGGGGCGGAGATCTTAACGGTCATCGATACCTTAGCGGTAGAGAAGGAGCCTACAGGGAATGAGATTATAAGGGGCATCCGCAAGCTGCTTCAGGAAGCCGGACTGACTGCCGCCCATGTGAACGGCAGCACCGAGGATAATTTCGTGACCTGTCAGACCGGTATCGGAATCACTGTGATTGGTGAGGCGGATGAGACGCATTTGAAGGTAGGGTGTTCACAGAGCGGAGACTGTATTGTGATGCTGGGCGAACCGCTGGTCGGAAGCGCTGTTCTGGAGCAGGAAGCAAGCCAGTGTACCCTCCGTCAGCTCCAGCTTCTGGCCGCTGCTCCTGAAGTCCATGACATTCACCCGGTCGGCTCGAAGGGAGCAGGGTATGAAGCGGAGCTGCTCGCGGAGTTGAACGGCTGCGGCTTCCAGCCGGTGCCTGGAATAGCGGATAAGCTACAGTCATCCGGTGGGCCGGCGACAGCGGTGATTTTTGCGGCTGAGGAACGTAGCCTCAGAGAGCTTCAGTCCAGAATAGGCGGAAGGAGGGAATTGATCGGTTATTTGCAGGATTGA
- a CDS encoding ABC transporter permease, with amino-acid sequence MKAVLDNQQDQIGLVRRHTFWLRIRRDALLYVLLLLPLLYIAIFKYAPIYGLIMAFQDYNIFKGTSGSEWVGLDVFRFIFQQDSFYRALKNTLVLNVLDLVAGFPAPIILAILLNEVRMARFKKLTQTILYLPHFMSWVIIGGIVYLMFSNSGMVNLFLDSLGLAKIEFLSQKAPWLATYITVGVWQNIGWGTIIYLAAITGINKELYEASDMDGCSRLRKMWHITLPGIKSTINILLILQIGRMVSIGFDRPFVMGNSLVSEYSDVISTFVYRVGISSGDFSQATAVGLFQSVVGLTLLIGANYIAKKLGEDGIW; translated from the coding sequence ATGAAAGCGGTTTTAGACAATCAGCAAGATCAGATCGGATTAGTCCGAAGACATACCTTTTGGCTCAGAATCAGGAGGGACGCCCTGCTTTATGTCCTGTTGCTGCTGCCTTTGCTGTACATTGCCATTTTTAAATATGCACCGATTTACGGCTTGATTATGGCCTTTCAGGATTACAATATTTTTAAGGGCACGAGCGGAAGCGAGTGGGTCGGTCTCGATGTGTTCCGCTTTATTTTTCAGCAAGACAGCTTCTATCGTGCCCTCAAAAATACGCTGGTCCTCAATGTGCTGGATCTGGTGGCAGGCTTCCCGGCCCCGATTATCCTGGCGATTCTGCTTAACGAGGTACGCATGGCCCGGTTCAAAAAATTAACGCAGACGATTCTCTATCTGCCGCACTTCATGTCCTGGGTAATTATCGGCGGGATTGTCTACCTGATGTTCTCGAACAGCGGGATGGTTAATCTTTTCCTGGATAGTCTGGGCCTGGCGAAGATTGAATTCCTGTCACAGAAGGCCCCATGGCTGGCTACTTATATTACTGTAGGGGTATGGCAGAATATCGGTTGGGGCACGATTATTTATCTGGCGGCCATCACCGGAATTAACAAGGAGCTGTATGAAGCGTCCGATATGGACGGCTGCAGCAGACTCCGCAAAATGTGGCATATTACACTGCCGGGCATTAAATCTACGATCAATATTCTGCTGATCCTCCAGATTGGCCGAATGGTATCGATCGGGTTCGACCGCCCGTTTGTGATGGGGAATTCACTGGTCAGCGAATATTCCGATGTCATCAGTACCTTTGTGTACAGAGTGGGCATCAGCTCGGGAGACTTCTCCCAGGCAACAGCCGTTGGACTGTTCCAGTCTGTAGTAGGGCTGACTCTGCTGATTGGTGCCAACTATATTGCGAAGAAATTGGGTGAGGATGGGATATGGTGA
- a CDS encoding NAD(P)/FAD-dependent oxidoreductase yields the protein MKNLENTDAANELNADAANADVIIIGGGPAGLNAALMLGRARKRTIVIDAGQPRNAVTREAHGFLTRDGIAPFELRRIAIEQLGAYPSVSHVEDTVVSIFGEDGAFLLETASGLKLTSKKLLFAAGMKDRRLDILGLAEVYGKSAFVCPYCDGWELRDQPLVVISRGAALMHLAPLLYGWTKQFAVCTNGPDELTEAEREELRAHAIPLFDTPIREIASDEGMVNHVKLMDGTEIPCTGIFFKPELVPGTDLPHSLGCRISEQGILEVGESGQTSVPGIYAAGDAASMMHQSIAAAASGALAAAAVNGELNREAWKAGLA from the coding sequence ATGAAGAACCTGGAAAACACTGATGCCGCAAATGAACTTAATGCTGATGCCGCAAATGCAGATGTAATAATTATCGGAGGAGGGCCTGCCGGGCTTAATGCTGCGCTGATGCTGGGCCGTGCACGCAAACGGACGATTGTTATAGATGCCGGGCAGCCGCGCAATGCGGTCACCCGGGAAGCGCATGGCTTCCTGACCCGGGACGGGATCGCTCCGTTCGAACTCCGGCGGATTGCCATAGAACAGCTTGGTGCTTATCCATCCGTTTCACACGTTGAAGATACAGTAGTGTCCATTTTTGGGGAGGATGGGGCCTTCCTGCTGGAGACCGCTTCAGGGCTTAAGCTGACCAGCAAGAAGCTGCTGTTCGCTGCAGGCATGAAGGACCGCAGGCTGGATATTCTGGGACTTGCCGAGGTCTACGGGAAGAGCGCTTTTGTCTGCCCGTATTGCGATGGCTGGGAATTAAGAGATCAGCCGCTGGTAGTCATCAGCAGAGGGGCTGCGCTCATGCATCTGGCTCCGTTGTTATATGGGTGGACTAAGCAATTTGCGGTCTGCACGAATGGACCCGATGAGCTGACAGAAGCAGAACGCGAAGAATTGCGTGCCCATGCTATTCCGTTATTCGATACTCCTATTCGCGAGATTGCATCAGATGAAGGCATGGTTAACCATGTGAAGCTTATGGATGGAACAGAAATTCCGTGTACCGGCATCTTCTTCAAGCCGGAACTGGTTCCGGGAACGGATCTGCCGCATTCCCTGGGCTGCCGGATATCCGAGCAGGGTATTCTTGAAGTCGGCGAGTCCGGTCAGACCAGCGTGCCCGGGATCTACGCCGCAGGGGATGCCGCCTCCATGATGCATCAATCCATCGCTGCTGCCGCATCAGGCGCGCTGGCCGCTGCTGCGGTGAATGGTGAATTGAACCGGGAAGCCTGGAAGGCTGGGCTTGCATAA
- a CDS encoding GerAB/ArcD/ProY family transporter gives MLTDKGKISVTQLAFLVFPSILATAILSVPGITMHYAGHDMWLSPILGSLIGVTVIGISLGLNRLYPGKTIMQSSLLIAGWLPGKVIGLGFLLFLPHLNGLIILEYGEFIVNNALPRTPLLVIMGSMVAVCAINVRLGIEVVSRTAQVFVTLLVVMLCLIFVLLIRELRPGELLPFMENGLVPPIKGAVAPAAWFSEYIVLAFLLPYVNSKKHLGRTMLVSLVATTLAMTVTNLFCLLLMGDLTDSFAFPVMIAARYITIADFLQHIEALIIAIWIFGIFVKISVFLYIFATSAAEWFGLDDYRPLVIPLAFVSMVFSYWVVTGAAGVAALISASANIYTMMFLVGLPAAIYGLALLKKGLKRLSRG, from the coding sequence ATGTTGACTGACAAAGGGAAAATATCTGTTACCCAGCTGGCCTTTCTTGTTTTCCCCTCGATTCTTGCCACCGCTATCCTGTCTGTTCCCGGGATCACCATGCATTATGCAGGACATGATATGTGGTTATCGCCCATCCTGGGCTCGCTGATTGGAGTAACGGTTATAGGGATCTCGCTTGGACTGAACCGTCTTTATCCCGGCAAGACCATTATGCAGTCCAGTCTGCTGATCGCCGGGTGGCTGCCGGGCAAGGTGATCGGGCTGGGTTTTCTGCTCTTTCTGCCCCATTTGAACGGCCTGATTATTCTGGAATACGGCGAGTTCATTGTGAATAATGCACTTCCCAGAACGCCCCTGCTTGTCATTATGGGGTCTATGGTTGCAGTCTGCGCAATTAATGTGAGACTGGGCATTGAGGTGGTCAGCCGGACTGCACAGGTGTTCGTTACGCTGCTGGTGGTGATGCTCTGCCTGATCTTTGTGCTTCTGATCCGGGAGCTCCGGCCTGGCGAGCTGCTTCCGTTCATGGAGAATGGGCTGGTGCCTCCCATTAAGGGCGCGGTGGCCCCGGCGGCATGGTTCAGCGAATATATTGTGCTGGCCTTCCTGCTGCCCTACGTCAACAGCAAGAAACATCTGGGCCGGACGATGCTCGTCTCGCTGGTCGCAACAACACTGGCCATGACCGTGACCAATCTGTTCTGCCTGCTGCTGATGGGAGATCTGACGGACAGCTTTGCTTTTCCGGTGATGATTGCTGCACGTTACATTACGATTGCCGATTTCTTGCAGCATATTGAGGCTCTCATTATTGCGATCTGGATCTTCGGGATCTTTGTCAAAATCTCTGTCTTTCTCTACATCTTCGCCACCTCAGCCGCCGAATGGTTCGGGCTGGACGATTATAGACCGCTGGTGATTCCGCTCGCCTTCGTAAGCATGGTGTTCTCTTACTGGGTAGTGACCGGCGCTGCGGGTGTGGCTGCGCTTATCAGCGCTTCGGCTAACATATACACAATGATGTTCCTGGTGGGGCTTCCCGCCGCAATCTATGGACTGGCCCTGCTGAAGAAGGGGCTGAAGCGTCTGAGCAGAGGATGA
- a CDS encoding spore germination protein, with amino-acid sequence MNTATEAEPETQLTRRLAENEQVLRGVFAGCEDVVFHPFQTVHRTSALCVYCTGLCDTERLEQQLLAPLEQTGLAVEPAVEGSAEVPVASIHQIMTAEQAVAAILDGEAVLLMDGLASGKGYPLYKVPTRTPEEPAAESTVRGARDGFTEALAMNQSLLRMRLKTPALKLHSKTIGEYSHTKVTLAYVEGIIQPGLVTEVNKRLSRLNIKDVLESQYIEQGIIDQPYSPFPQMIATERPDVVVSNLLEGRFALLIDGTPFSLIAPVNMFSMLQSPEDYYENIYMSIFVRWLRYIFYALSLLLPSAYVAITTFHQEMIPTVLLLSIARAREEIPFPALVEALIMEIAFEALREAGVRLPKQIGSAVSIVGALIIGQAATTAGIVSAPMIIIVAITGIASFMVPRYSASIATRLLRFPMMILAGTLGLIGVMLGIILVVIHLSSLRSFGRPYLSPAAPTFSKGLKDVLWISQPRSK; translated from the coding sequence ATGAATACTGCAACGGAAGCAGAACCGGAGACCCAGCTGACCCGGCGGCTGGCAGAGAATGAACAGGTGCTGCGCGGAGTGTTTGCGGGCTGTGAGGATGTGGTGTTCCATCCGTTCCAGACGGTTCATCGTACTTCCGCGCTCTGTGTGTATTGTACAGGATTATGCGATACGGAACGGCTGGAGCAGCAATTGCTGGCACCTCTGGAGCAGACCGGCCTTGCAGTTGAACCGGCTGTGGAAGGATCTGCTGAGGTTCCGGTCGCCTCGATTCACCAGATTATGACCGCTGAACAAGCCGTTGCAGCGATCCTGGACGGCGAAGCTGTGCTGTTGATGGACGGCCTGGCTTCGGGTAAAGGCTATCCGCTATACAAGGTGCCCACCCGGACCCCCGAAGAACCGGCGGCTGAATCCACTGTCCGCGGTGCCCGTGACGGATTCACGGAAGCTCTGGCTATGAATCAGTCTTTATTGCGTATGCGGCTTAAGACGCCGGCGCTGAAGCTGCACTCCAAGACTATTGGCGAGTATAGCCATACGAAGGTCACCCTCGCTTATGTGGAAGGAATTATTCAGCCGGGACTGGTCACTGAAGTCAATAAACGGCTAAGCCGCCTGAATATCAAGGATGTGCTGGAGAGCCAGTATATTGAGCAGGGCATCATTGACCAGCCCTATTCGCCGTTTCCGCAGATGATTGCCACGGAGCGCCCGGATGTGGTGGTCTCCAATCTGCTGGAGGGCCGGTTTGCGCTGCTGATTGACGGGACTCCCTTCAGTCTGATTGCCCCGGTCAATATGTTCTCCATGCTGCAATCCCCCGAGGATTACTACGAGAACATTTACATGAGTATTTTTGTCCGCTGGCTCAGATACATCTTCTATGCTCTGTCGCTCCTGCTCCCCTCGGCTTACGTCGCCATTACCACCTTCCATCAGGAGATGATCCCCACCGTGCTGCTGCTGAGTATTGCGCGGGCGAGAGAGGAGATTCCTTTTCCGGCCCTGGTGGAAGCGCTCATTATGGAGATAGCCTTCGAGGCGCTGCGGGAGGCAGGCGTCCGGCTGCCGAAGCAGATAGGTTCCGCCGTCAGTATCGTGGGCGCGCTGATTATAGGCCAGGCTGCTACCACTGCGGGAATTGTCTCTGCACCGATGATCATTATCGTGGCCATCACAGGCATCGCTTCCTTCATGGTTCCGCGTTATTCCGCCAGTATCGCAACCCGTCTGCTGCGCTTCCCCATGATGATTCTGGCAGGCACGCTGGGGCTGATCGGCGTCATGCTCGGCATCATCCTGGTGGTCATTCATCTCAGCAGTCTGCGTTCGTTCGGCAGGCCCTATCTGTCACCGGCAGCTCCGACGTTCAGCAAGGGCTTGAAGGATGTATTGTGGATCTCGCAGCCGCGGAGCAAATGA
- a CDS encoding carbohydrate ABC transporter permease, translating into MVKASGIIRTRRIGRKTSVADIAIIVFIVALSFTCIVPFLYMIALSLSSNEAIISQKVALWPVDFTLETYKTILSDVDMLYTLGYSIVLTIFYTAVCMFLTICAAYPLTKRRLWGRNFILSALVFTMYFSGGLIPSYILVKNLGMMDTIWSLVLPGAMSVFNLIILKTFFSSLPESLEESASIDGCSDLGILLRIVLPLSLPSIATLSLFYAVDRWNGFQDALFYITKKELYPMQLKLYQIISANQQLDSQQGGEGSIGSFIVPESLKAASVMFTTIPILLIYPKLQKYFVDGVMTGAIKG; encoded by the coding sequence ATGGTGAAAGCGTCAGGGATTATACGAACAAGACGGATTGGCCGGAAAACAAGTGTGGCAGATATCGCGATTATCGTCTTTATTGTGGCCTTGTCGTTCACCTGCATTGTTCCGTTCTTATATATGATAGCGCTATCATTGAGCTCCAACGAAGCGATTATCTCGCAAAAGGTAGCGTTATGGCCGGTTGACTTCACGCTTGAGACGTATAAGACGATTTTGAGCGATGTCGACATGCTGTACACGCTTGGCTACAGTATTGTGCTTACGATTTTTTACACGGCGGTGTGTATGTTCCTGACCATCTGCGCAGCTTATCCGTTAACGAAGAGACGGCTGTGGGGCAGAAACTTTATTCTGTCGGCCCTCGTCTTCACCATGTATTTCAGCGGAGGTCTGATTCCCTCCTACATTCTGGTCAAGAACCTGGGGATGATGGATACGATATGGAGTCTGGTGCTGCCGGGCGCAATGAGTGTATTTAATCTGATTATCCTGAAAACCTTCTTCAGCTCCCTTCCCGAGAGTCTGGAGGAATCGGCGTCCATTGACGGGTGCTCGGATCTGGGAATTCTTCTCCGGATTGTCCTGCCCCTCTCGCTGCCTTCGATTGCCACCTTAAGCCTCTTCTATGCCGTAGACCGGTGGAACGGATTTCAGGATGCCTTATTCTATATTACCAAAAAAGAGCTCTATCCCATGCAGCTTAAGCTGTACCAAATCATCTCAGCCAACCAGCAGCTGGACAGCCAGCAGGGCGGCGAAGGCAGCATCGGCTCATTCATTGTGCCGGAGTCGCTGAAGGCTGCAAGCGTCATGTTCACCACCATTCCGATTCTGCTGATCTATCCCAAACTGCAGAAGTATTTCGTTGACGGTGTAATGACGGGCGCGATCAAGGGCTAA
- a CDS encoding Ger(x)C family spore germination protein — protein sequence MRGFRAMIMLLLSSILLSGCWDRTEINDLAIVLATGVDYKDGQAQLTAQIFIPRKGGGGSESGGAGEGASGVTMARTAEGVNIAEALNRLQRKVARHMFWGQCEVIVISEEAGKQGLREFVDFFLRYPQFREHAYIFSSKDSAKNILALLDPLERSSSESLREMANMNLGTRVTLLELSQSLQGASGSAILTRILIAPPEPNDGPNATTPSLKGLSLYKQGRYTLTVKEPVSLGVLLMINELNNVIMPVALEGEEGSFSILSKQITTMLTPSIVNGEWMMKIRIVASGEVVLNTTDANLTDPSKVMALKKAWEKRLKEAAYQALHMSQQEQKTDFFRFADTFRRHYPQQWKAKKEQWEAMYPGLQVEVSVKTSITGNGRATGPQGIPEQSAN from the coding sequence ATGCGGGGCTTCAGAGCCATGATTATGCTTCTGCTGAGCAGTATACTGCTCAGCGGATGCTGGGACCGGACGGAGATTAATGACCTGGCGATCGTGCTCGCCACCGGTGTGGATTATAAGGACGGCCAGGCGCAATTGACGGCCCAGATCTTCATTCCGCGTAAAGGAGGCGGCGGCTCAGAGAGCGGCGGGGCAGGCGAAGGCGCAAGCGGAGTCACCATGGCCCGCACAGCTGAAGGAGTGAACATTGCGGAAGCCTTGAACCGGCTGCAGCGGAAGGTCGCCCGCCATATGTTCTGGGGCCAATGTGAGGTGATTGTAATCAGTGAAGAGGCAGGGAAGCAGGGGCTGCGCGAATTTGTTGATTTCTTCCTTCGTTATCCGCAGTTCCGCGAACACGCGTATATCTTCTCCAGCAAGGATTCCGCCAAGAATATTCTTGCCCTGCTGGACCCGCTGGAGCGCAGCTCCTCCGAATCCCTCCGGGAAATGGCAAATATGAATCTCGGCACGCGTGTGACCCTGCTGGAATTGTCCCAATCCCTCCAAGGGGCCAGCGGTTCGGCCATCCTAACCCGTATCCTGATTGCTCCCCCGGAACCGAATGATGGTCCGAATGCGACGACTCCCTCACTCAAAGGGTTAAGCCTGTATAAGCAGGGCCGTTATACACTTACTGTCAAAGAACCGGTAAGCCTTGGAGTACTGCTCATGATTAATGAGCTTAATAATGTTATTATGCCGGTAGCTCTGGAGGGGGAGGAGGGCTCCTTCTCGATTCTGTCTAAACAAATCACCACCATGCTGACTCCAAGCATCGTCAACGGGGAATGGATGATGAAGATCCGGATTGTGGCGAGTGGAGAGGTGGTCCTGAATACAACCGATGCCAACCTGACTGATCCGTCGAAGGTGATGGCGCTGAAGAAGGCGTGGGAGAAGAGGCTCAAGGAGGCTGCTTATCAGGCACTCCACATGTCGCAACAGGAGCAGAAGACCGACTTTTTCAGATTCGCCGATACCTTCCGCAGACATTACCCGCAGCAGTGGAAGGCGAAGAAGGAGCAGTGGGAGGCTATGTACCCCGGGCTGCAGGTGGAGGTCTCCGTCAAGACGAGCATTACCGGGAACGGAAGAGCAACCGGACCCCAAGGCATACCGGAGCAATCGGCCAACTGA